The Salmo salar chromosome ssa04, Ssal_v3.1, whole genome shotgun sequence genomic sequence GCTCAAACCGATGGATTGACCAAAAAACAAATGAAAGCATGAAATCCCTCCATCTTCCACAAAAAacaacagattaaaaaaaaaacagagacGCATGCGAGATTCTAGAGTAATTACTGCGATCTGCATATGAGGGTGCGCGTGCCGGACCGCCCCTGGTGCTGTTTTTATTGCGTGTGTCTGCCTTTATCAATTTCGCCATGCATGGGTAATGGGAAGTCTGGCAGGCTCGCAGCTAAAGCGCAGCAGACAATATGCAAAAAGACGACGCTGCTTTTGAATAATAAATGATGCGCTTTTATAGCGCCTCTAAAACGCCTCTGATGGTACAATATGAAAAGGCTATGATAAGTAATAGTGCATTTAAAAAGGATCTAGTATATTTTTATTACTACGTTTAAAAAAAAAGCCCAGAATgagggagacggggagggggAAATGGGTTGAATGAGGAGGGGTTGGAGTGAGAGAGATATCAGTATGATTGCAATAAAAGGAATGGAAGAGAAAAACGCCGAAATTCCCTCCCAGCGAAATAACCTGCTTAATGAAAGTTTACCGTCTCTCGTTCTTTTTCTTTGCCACTCTTGTCTCCTCTTATGAAATATTAACTACGTTTTTATATAAAGCTCTAAAGCTTAATGCCCTTTCATATTTTGCCATTGTTTTTCTTGTCGTTCTCTACCATATTATTTTCTGGGCTTTAATGGAGCTGCTTTTAATTTGGTTTACATTGTGCGTCATATGCGTCTTCTGCGGTGTGCAGGCAGACTGACACATTTTACTCCGGGATTTGAGATCAACGGTCGAGTATACAGAATATGGCATGCTTTTTCCTAGTCCTTCAGTTTTCTTCATGTCTTCTGGTCGTTGTCAATGCCCCAATAGTAGCCATAGGTCTAATGGGGATGGTGATGAGGAAGGCGACTGAGTGCAGTATTTTAGGTTttttaataaatacaattaaaataatTGGGGTTTATGCAATATGCATTGGACACAATAGATGGAAATGATTTAAACATGCACATTAAGCAAGAGTCAGAGAGGGCTCTGGGCTGGCCGTGAAGGGTTATCCATGTCCACCACTAAGCGCCATGGGATGACGTAAGTGTCCTCAGCCACTGGCTGAGCGCAGGTCTCAGTGGAATGGTGCTTCCTAGCATCAGCACTCACTAATGGTCTATTAAAATATCAACTACTTCAAAGTAAACGGATTTTTCCTCGGTCAGCTTGAATCCCCTGAAGCTAATCAAACGCGGTGGCCAGGCCCAAGGAGCATAATCGCTTTTACGCGGCAGATTACAAGGAACCACTTAGATCCCATGTCAGCAGATCCGGTGTCCTGGCGCTCCCCGTTCAGTTAGCGCGTGGAATGGAAACTGTTTTCCACCGGTATAAATAAACGGTGTCCCGTGCCACTCTTGACCGCCAGCACAAAGTAACCCCACAAAATCTTAAAAAACAGAATTTGAGCTCATGAATTCGTATAACAAACTAATAGGTCTAACAATGACAATATCTTCAATTCGTCAAACTGAACAAATACCAGGCCTAATTTTAGCCTATATCCTAACCTGAAACATTGGCATAATAAACCGTTGCGATGCGTGTGATTTTTAATAAGCTAGTTGTTTTCACTGAATCTGAAAAACATGCCTtttgaaaacaaaaataaatcatGGCTTTTATGCACACAGCATAGCAAATAGGCCCGTGCCCTTCAGGCTAATATTTAGCATTGAAACGACCCGCCACTTCGTTGGAGTGCGTGGAGTTCAGAATTTAGCAGCAGCTGATCTACTATTAGGCTATAGCCGACGTGTAATGCATTACACAAATCTGGCTTCCAAGATCAAAGATCAAATTCGCTACTGATATGAATCGACAGTTTAAGTGAATgaaacatatacatatatatatttttttttttacaaaataggCCTATGATATCCCATCTTCAGTTCAACCGTATAAGGCACGTGAGACCATCTCAGCTCTTCATCGAATCAATAGTCTACGCTATGTATATAATTAATAACAGCCTAATaggataataataacaacaataataacaataataatatagaCTAAGGTTTTTAATAGGGCAGTAAATCAAATCAGTTCATTTTCATTGTATGAAAACCATCGAACTTCCACTCTGATTTGAATCAAGCCCAGCCCCGGTGAAAAGTCTATGTTTGTGTCCAATCAACAAATGAGTGGCTGTTGATGAGGATTTCTGCAAGTCTCAGTTCCCTCATTTGCACTgcgcaaaaactggttgaatcaacgttgtttccacgtcagtttaacaaaaaaaatgcaatgtgatgacattgaatcaaagtggaaaactgattggatttgtgaAAGTCATCAATTTAAAGCTGCAATGTTTAACTTTTTGGGTGAACCAACCTAATTCGCATAgaatgtgttatagatctgtcattctcgttgaaagcaagtctaaaaagTGGTAGATATGTTCTTTATACACTCTTTCTATGCTGCTCATTCTTTAAGTTTCATTTATTGCATCTTTCACTTTTGGTTTTGtataccagcttcaaacagctgaaaatactatatttttgttaatgaaaaatatatttcacagtggtttagatggtataattattctctacactatacttgcttgtttagttacataaactgaaattaagcgAACTATTAGAATTGTAGCAACAAGGAAATGGTGGAGAGATTTCTGCTTAGTCATCTTTAAGGACATTtagtctttttttcacccaacttttgaCCTGAATCCAATGACATGCTGACGTATTTTGTTGATTTCACtttgaattcatgttagttgacaactcaaccaaatgtaaatcaaaactagaagtTGAAATGTTGTCTGTGCCCATTGGGTTGCCACTGATGTAGAAATACGCAAATTTGGAATGCATGCTACTCATTAAGCCTATCAAAGCATTGTCATTAAATCTCCGAAAGCATTCGGTTTTTCATAAGCCGTGGTTATGATAGACTATAAAAACACACCACTGGTGGTCGACTATAGGCCTACAGCCAATATAATAATGAATCCGCCGCAATGAGCGCTTCTTAAGAAATGATGTCACTTTGGAATGTTCCCTCAGCTCGCATTCAATTCAGCAAATTAAAGTTAAAACTTCAACCAATAAGGTGCATGAAAGCTACTCTAACCAAtcggaggaggggcagaggaaacAATATTGCGTTCGGGGGGTGTAGTGGGCAAAATAGAATTGATCCGAACTGCGATTGCCCTGCAAAGTCAGTGTGCCAAACATCAGCAAATCGCAAATGGACGGATCCGTCAGAGCCGCGAAGGATGGTGGAAAACTCGCTGCCGTAGAAAGCCATAGAACGCAAACTATCCAAAACGAGCTTTAAACGGGAAAGAGCTGGATGCTTAACTCAACATAACCAATTTTTACTCGTAGGCTACATCATAACCTTTTGCAACATCGGCTCTGTCCGAGGACTGCGTAAAGGTACTGGAAAGGTTCTGGGAGCAAGAATGGAGCGGGCGCCAAGCTCAAGCCCCAGCGGCGTAAATCAGCCCTCACAACCTCCCCAGCATGAACCTATTAGTTTCGGCATTGACCAAATTCTCAGTGGTACCGACCAGGACGGTTCACAGAACACCACCAGGAGTGGTTCGGATACTGGGAACTTCACAAGTGGAGGAAGTTACCACCTCGGTAGTCCAAGTGGAGCCAGTGCAGCGCCCTTCACTTCGCTTTCCGGTTCTTTCCATGGAATCGCATCATCATACGAGGAATCAAGTGCATACGGAGTGAACTTGACTTTCACCCCAGGTGGGGTGATACGAGTCCCGGCGCACAGGCCGCTGGCCGCTGCAGTGCCTCCTCCTATAGCCAGCGCGGTACCCGGGATAGGCAGCATCAGCTTCCCCTGGATGGAGAGCAGCCAAAGATTCGCAAAGGAAAGATTTGCAGGTAAACTATCTCCATTCAATGTGTAGGCTATTTTAGTCCAGGGGTGGCTTAATCTGGGACTGGGTAACCGGCCCTAAAATCACATAGTTGGGATGTACTGCAGCAGACCTGATAATCACCAGGCTGTGGTCATTTCCATTTCACCCCGGTAAATTCAGGGTTTTCATAAGTTTTAGCCTATTATTTTTCAAAGAGGAATTTTCGTTTCACTCATGGAGTTTAAATGGATTTGACCAGGTCCACAAATAAATTATACAAAACTAGTCGAATCAGTTCACCAGATTAACTTGAATTGTAGCCTAATTCTGAAAGCTTTATATTGAGGGAAAACACGGATAGAAATAACATCAACAAGAACATAGCATGCAAAGAAAATGCAAACAGATCAAAATAAGGAAACACTGAATTATTAATTATACTATATTATCTCATATTTCAAAGTAAGGTTTAACCTAGCTCAAAGGAGAAAGACTAACATAAAAAAAGCTTTAAAACATGCGGTAGAAATACTGCCCGAATTAGGTTCGTTCTCTCAAAGCGATGCGTTGGGCACAACGTTACTTTGCAAGTTGCACTATTAAAACTATGTCAATATAACAATAAGCACACTTTTCATGCAGATTTTACCACACAATTGGACAAGAAAATATGACTAATATAAAAACGCAACCCGTGTTATTGTAATAAATAAACACACGCCTATTTCACCGGAAGACCAAAACTGTATACTCCCATTAAACTATAATTATTTCACTTTTCATCCATTTAGAACCGTTTATGAAAAGAAACACCTTTTATCCAAATGTGGAATTAATATTTCGATTTAGATCAATAGGAGGGGTGTGCTGTTATCGAAAGTGCTCAGATACATTGCACAAGTGTTTCAGACTTCTTCGTTGGCTATTAGCTACATCACTTGTCTTTAACAACTCGACCTAATTCTGTTACTACTCAAGGAACCGTTTTTGCTTGGGTTttgaatcctgtgtgtgtgtgtgtgtgtcttgctaaACGGGACATATTATAATGCTAAGtgtattatgatgatgatgattattattgttattattactaaaATTTGGCCTATAattaatcattattattattatttccacAGAACATATACAGTTATTGCAGTATTTTTAAACCATAATTTGGGGTACTAGAAGGGGTAAAGCCTTTCTGTTTCTATTTATTCAAACTAAATGTTTACTTGGAAATGTTAAATGAACTAACAGTATAAAATACTTGAAAGTTACTAAGCTATTCCTACATTGATAGAAATTAGAAATTATATAATTGGCCAATACTTATGGTAGGCCTACTGTTTGCCATTGTCACGTTGTAATAAAATAATTGTAAATTTGACACTTCAGGGAAAAAAGTAAAATAGGAAACCTCTTCATCTGTAACGTAAATGATTTTTTTCCCAGTCTGTCTCAGTGGATGCCCTATAACATGTATCAGAACCTCTGTTTTTCTTCTGGGGGGCACTATGTAAAGTTTCATTAATATTGCAGAAGGGTTATAGATGATGGCCTGTCAGTGTTTTGTGACAAAAGGAAGAAACTCTCCACATCAGAATTGAATGGGGAAAAAACACTCAACCTCTTTTCATCGACATCATCAACATTATTGACTGTCAACATGTCTTCATTTTCTGAATATACAGCCCTACTACAGCAATGTCTGCTACTACTAGGCAATAACCCACTGTGTAAGAGGAAATATAATACAACGATCTTTTGAGCAGTACTTTAATCAACTAACCATGGACTCACACTGAATTGATCATTTTGCCATGTTTCAAAATAAATAAGAATAATTTAAACATATGCTCAACTTGGATTTTCCGTTGATTAGAATTAGATTACAATTACTCAAAGAAAAAAATTGGCCTCTAAAGACCCATAAAACACCTATAAAACATATTCAGCTGTACTCCAACATTCCACctctgtgagagagagggaagggtggtATATAGGTCAAACCAATGAGCATGTACATTTCTTTTGATTATAGTATCAATTTAGAGATTTCCATGCGGACTACAATGTCCTTCAACAAATTGAACTCAACATAAGATCTTGTGAACCTGTGCATGACCTGCTTTCTTTCTTTGTCCAATGTCcgccccccccctccacacacacacacacacacacacacacacacacacacacacacacacacacacacacacacacacacacacacacacacacacacacacacacacacacacagctgcactgACACCATTCACAGTGACCCGGCGGATTGGTCACCCCTACCAGAACCGCACCCCTCCGAAGAGGAAGAAGCCGCGGACATCTTTCTCCCGGGTGCAGATCTGTGAGCTAGAGAAACGCTTTCATAGGCAGAAGTACCTGGCCAGCGCTGAACGGGCCGCTCTCGCCAAGACCCTCAAGATGACCGACGCACAGGTCAAGACCTGGTTCCAGAACCGCAGGACCAAGTGGAGGTGAGACACTGGgctggagaggggagaaggggaaagatTAGTTGTTTTCTGAGTGGTGTCTCTGGAGAAAGATGAGGATCTAGTCTACATTTACTCTAGAGTGGTCAGCAGAGAAACATATAATCAGTTACCACTTTCTGATGTTAATTTACAATTTTAAAAATGATAGCTTGAATACAATATCCGCAGTAACTTTGACTTCTAATACATGTTATAGAGGTGTGTTAGGTCCCAAGCTAATTGTGCATCAATGCTAATGGGAACTCAATAACTCAGGTGCGCAAAACCTAACAGGCATATTCACTCCGCTTTATGCTACTGTACAGCTCAGCCTCACAAACACAACCATGACCCTCTACAGCAGGGCTGGGCAAACTTTTGGGTTCAAGGGCCACATTGAAATTTCGAAATTCAACAGAGGACCGCACTGTTTGTCAAAATCAATTTAGGTGCCAGAAAAAGGGCAGTCATTAGAATAATATAAAAGTCCATTATAATTTCTCCATACTTTCTATCTAGTTTTAGACGTTGAAGAGTGGCCGGGAGTGTTTTTCTAACACAACACGGCAGTTTTTTTACTCAAACCTCGAGCGGGCCGGATTGAATGAGCTTGTGGGCCGGATCTGGCCTATGGGCCATAGTTTGCCCACTCCGCTCTGCAGTCAGGACACAAGACTAGGGACAGTCCATGGATTATGGTTTTCCTAACACCCGTTCACTCAGCTCTATAGAGTATCATTAATATTGGACAAAGTGTTTGGATCAAAGATTTTGTGACATATGGAAAATATGGCTTGACAGTTTTGGAGATAAAACATTCAGATGTAATAGCTTAACCAATAAAGTATTAAGTGGATCACTTGCACACTCACACAATCAAATGTAATGTAGGGACACAAAATAAATGGTGATGTTATATCACGAAGGAGCATTCTTGGAGCAATAAACCTGAATACAATAAACAGTGTTAAGAGAGTTAGTTTGAAAGAGCTAGCTTTATGAGTATTGCAAGGCATGGCTCTAATGTCATATGTGTTGGATTGGTTCAGTATTAAGATGTGCCTACTGAAGTAGGCTTATCATTTCACTCATAACAAAAATGAATTAGCTTATATTATGTAGGACTAGGCTAAATCTATGTGAGCTATGTTGACACacatatctgcatttttttgacaAAGAAAACCATAGGCTATATAGCCAAAAAGTGTACAACTAGCCTACAACATGGTAATATCAGCTGAGTTTCCGCAAGGTCTGAGAGAAGGGAGGGACAGCTAACTTTCCAAAATTCTACACACTTTGCTAAGGGGcaaacagaaacatttgttttatagctaatctcatgttattttacacattttgccatgacgcTGAGAGAAAATGCTGCAGTTTTTAAATAATTTCCTGCAAATCCACATATTttgctatttttatttatttaatctttatttaacctggaagggctcattgagatttgaaatgtctttttcaagagcgttctggccaagataggcagcaccaagtcttTACACAATTACAAACAGACAACTACAGGTAATGAGGTAATCTAGTAGTACCTGTAGAAAAACTACAGGTAATATAGTAAAAAaaacatagaattcacaagagtataacaaaatcacaaaacagcaaattaaaaacattgacaggtcagggaatcagcctcaaaatccttcatcaatgatttaaaaacaccaatcgaGACatgttcttccagtttaaaagtattttgtaaggcttTCCAAGCCGATTGCGctgagtacataaaagcccttttaccaaattcagttcggacatttggaacacttagcaggataaagtcctgcgaacgaagagagtacccaccacatttctgaacaataaaaatgcccaaataaaatggtagtaaacccaaaatggctttataaataaagtATTCCAGTGACTGAGCCAATGATTGACTAGAGAAGGCAAGCCAATCGTTGTATATAAAGTGCAGTGGTGTGTAAAGGTTTTgtagtttaaaataaatctcaatgcTTCATGGTAAacggtgtcaattgatctcaaacactgagtggaagcattcatatataaaatatccccatagtctagtaaaggcataaatgtagctgatactaacctctttctggcttcaaaagaaaaacaggccttattcctaaaataaaatcccaacttcAGCTTCAATTTTTTAGAAGTTTGTTGAATGTGCAATTTAAAAGAGTAGCCATCATCAattaaaattccaagatatttatgtgaggttacagtctcaatctcattgccctgacaggtagtaataggtgaaaggttcagaggtctatttctttCTTTATAAAACACAGTTactttagttttgtcagtattgaggataagcttcattTGACaaaaggtatgttgaacagtataaaaagcagtttgcaagttctgtAAAGCTTTTGTGAGAGATGAGGCAcaacaataaataacagtatcatcagcataaaaagGAAGTTGCGCATTATGcaacatttttgtctaaattatttatacaAATAATGAATAAAAggggaccaagtacagagccctgGGCACACCATcacagacagacaatttaacagacatgagcccatcaaattgagtgcactgagttctatcagacagatagttagcaaaccatgcaactgcatgctccaAAAGACCTACgctcgacaatctctgcctcagtatagcatgatcaactgtatcaaaagccttagagagatcaataaaaagtgaaacacagtgctgttttttgtcaagggCTTCAGTGATTTCATTTAAAACCTACATGGCTGCTataattgtgctatgcttcttcctgaagcccgattggtacattgataaaatagagtaTAAAAACTATTTTAGCTGCTCACTAACAAGGGTTTCAGGCATTTTCGCCAGaggtgacagctttgagattggcctataattatttaaaagagttggatctccACCTTTTATAAGTGGTAGGACAAATGAtgatttccagatctttggaattCCATTACATTCCAGTATCATTTGgagcagagagaaaaatgtgcagttttatagctaatctcatgctattctacacattttccacTGAGGCTGAAataattttgtattttgaaaggGGGGGGGGCATACGCCAGTGGGTAATATCATTATGAAACGTAGCCTATCCTAACCTACCGTATAGGCTAAGAATTTATTTTGCCTGGTCATCAGCTGCGGACACACTGTTGCGCTCACAGTAGCTTTGGCCTACACACTGTCGAAAACAGATGTCAGGCTCAGTGCAAATTTATCAAACGTAAATACATGCAACATTGTAGCCTGTTATGAAACAATTTGGTGCTCGATTAATGTCACTGAAATACACTGAACTGTTTTATATTTCCAGAAAAATTTGCTTACGTGATGATTTTGTCATCTAGTCTAGCTACTGCACAGGTTGCCGCTGGAAAACGTCAAAGGTCAAACAACGAATAATAAATTACCAATTTGATACGTTTGCAAATAATCAATACGTTACTATTTTTAGaacgaataataataataataaaatttcTTATAGTGGTTTCTACAAAATATAAAACATACACAGAAGGTTCTGTTATCTATATTATCTGCAAGATTATCTGCAAGAGTTGCTCCATCTTGAGTGCAATAATGTGCAATCATGTTCTGTTTGGCAACACAGGTCAGtgtcctctctggtctctccCATGAGTCATTATGGCTCATGCCAGTGTGATGTCTCTCCTGCTCTACTGAATCAACCATGTGATAGCTGCTGACAGGTGGTCGTCGTCAGTATCCCTGTTCTAATGTTGGCCTTGATGTCTCTGGGCGCGTCACTTTTTCTGTCTGTGTAACCAATTCCTCTAACAGTGAATCTTAATAAGTGTCCTGTCTATGTCTGTTCTGTCCCTGTCCTCTCCCTACCCGCCCTGTCTTCGTTGCCAGGCGACAGACAGCTGAGGAGAGGGAGGCGGAGCGTCAGCAGGCCAATCGGCTGATGATCCAGCTGCAGCATGATGCCTTCCAGAAGTCCTTGAGTGACTCGGTTCCGTCCGATCCACTCTGCATCCACAACTCCTCCCTGTTCGCCCTGCAGAACCTGCAGCCGTGGGCCTCTGAGGAAGCAGCAAAGATGGGCCGTGTCCCCGCTCTAGTGTGACCGGGACAGGGTTGGTCCCTCTGGACATTACACACTCGGACTGGCCAAAATGCTTACTGACTGATATCTAAGAAACTGCACAAAGGTGATCGGtgagcaaattgaattgaatgatTTATTATTGTCTTTCCAGAACATAGCCAAATTGTGTCCGAGGGAGTCTGAAGATTAAACAAAAACTCCAGTTCCTAAGTACCCTGATATGATCTGGACATGCAGAATGTTTGCTGGGTCCTTTGTGTCAGACACATCCTGGGTGGTAGCCTATGAGCTGTGGCGATGTACGTGACACACGTCACTGAGCCAGCCCTATAATTCCAAACGGACatattgactgactgacacagCACAGATTGGCTCATCTGTTTCTCCCACGTCCCATCTGTTCCTTCACCACTACAGTTACACTATCAGCTCTGTGCCCCTGCATCTCAGAGCCGACCGGTCTGCAAAGGATGAGAAAATGgatgggaaacagagagagataatacaCTAATGTTCAGAGAATATATAAAACGTTGTTGTTGCATGGAATCAATCTCATCATCCTCTCATTTTCCATC encodes the following:
- the LOC106603212 gene encoding T-cell leukemia homeobox protein 3, coding for MERAPSSSPSGVNQPSQPPQHEPISFGIDQILSGTDQDGSQNTTRSGSDTGNFTSGGSYHLGSPSGASAAPFTSLSGSFHGIASSYEESSAYGVNLTFTPGGVIRVPAHRPLAAAVPPPIASAVPGIGSISFPWMESSQRFAKERFAAALTPFTVTRRIGHPYQNRTPPKRKKPRTSFSRVQICELEKRFHRQKYLASAERAALAKTLKMTDAQVKTWFQNRRTKWRRQTAEEREAERQQANRLMIQLQHDAFQKSLSDSVPSDPLCIHNSSLFALQNLQPWASEEAAKMGRVPALV